Genomic window (Phoenix dactylifera cultivar Barhee BC4 unplaced genomic scaffold, palm_55x_up_171113_PBpolish2nd_filt_p 000294F, whole genome shotgun sequence):
ACTCCTtgaatgcctccgcccctcaaAAGCTGGCTATGCATTGAAGGAAGTGCGCTAATGAATCTACAATGACGTCCCGGTCTGGGCACTGGGACGCCCTATAGTGTCGATCGCGGAGCCACAGGTTTCCTTGACTGCAGGTGTCTACAGTGATGTCCTGGTTCGGATACCGGGACGCCCTGCAATGTCGACTGCGAGCCACAGGATCTCTCGGCTGGAGGTACAATAACGCCCGAACCAGAGCTCGGGGTGCCCTGCAGCGTCGACCGTGAGCCACAACCTCCCTCAGCCGCAGGCACAATGACGCCCTGACCAGAGCTCGAGGCGCCCTACAGCGTCAACCGCGAGCCACAGGCTCCCTCGGCCGTAGGCACAATGACGCTCCGACCAGAGCTCGAGGCGCCCTGCAGCGTCGACTGTGAGCCACAGGCTCCCTCAGCCGCAGGCACAATGATGCCCCGACCAGAACTCGGAGCACCCTGCagcgtcgaccgcgagccatAGGCTCTCTCGGCCGTAGGCACAATGACGCCCCAACCAGAACTCGGAGTGCCCTGCAGCGTTGACCGCGAGCCACAGGCTCCCTTGGCCGCAGACACAATGATGCCCCGACCAAAGCTCGGAGCGCCCTGTAGCGTCGACCGTGAGCCACAGGCTCCCTCGGCCGCAGGCACAATGACGCTCCGATCAGAGCTTGGGGCTTCCTGcagtgtcgaccgcgagccacATGCTCCCTCGACCGGAGGCATAATGACGCCCCGAcctgagctcggggcgccctacAGTGTCGACCGCAAGCCACAGGCTCTCTCGACTGCTGGTACAATGACGCCCCGACcagagctcggggcgccctgcagTATCGACCGTGAGTCACAAGCTCCCTTGGCCGCAGGTACAATGATGCCCCAATCAGAGCTCGAGGAGTCCTATAGTGTTGACTGCGAGCCAGAGGCTCCCCTTGGCTGCAAGTATAATGACGCCCCGACTAGAGCTCGGGATGCACTGTAGTGTCGACTGTGAGCCACAGTCTTCCTCGgccgcaaaaaaaaaaggaaggtgcCATGACCGTAGCTCGTGCGCCCAAGTTGGAGCCTAAAAGGATCTACACGGTCGAAAGGCATCAAAACTCACGACTTTCTACCTAAAGGGTGCTCTAGCAAACTACAATGCGAAGGCTAAATGGGGTCTCGACCTTAGTCCCTGTGTAGAGGCCCGACGCAGGCCTAATGTCCGACTTCAGCGCCTAAAGTGCGCCAGCGGATGAGCTCGGAAACAGTGAGCTCTTCATCGACCTAACAAGACCGTCTTATCCTAAATCTAAGTTGGAAGCGAATACCGAGCGCAAAAATCCAATACAAGACGTAAATTAAGATAAGCTCAAGCACTTGACAAAACTTTAGAACGCAGTGCCAAAAGAATGTACTTTATTGATATCAAAAGGCTAAAGGCCGAGTATAAAAAATGCCGACCTTGAGGTCGGATTGAATATAAGAATGGTtgagataaaaagaaaatagaggGTAAAGCTCAGGCGGCCTGTGCAGTCTCAGGCCCGACCTCGGCAGCAGCCCTAGCTCCAGCTTCATGGGCGGCCTCAGCAGGAGCCTCAGGAGCATCTCCGTCCACGTCGACAACGAGCTTGTGCAACTCAGCCAACTCGCCCACTTCAGCCGTGACCGCAGACCCGGTGGCTCCACCCAAAAGCGGACGAAGGCCGCTGAAGTTGACCTCAGGGCAGAGTCGCTGCGCTTGATTGCAGCAGTTCTCAAACCCTTGGATTAGCCCATCAGTGGCCTCCTCTTCCAACTTGTCCAGATATGCCTTAGACTGGCGGTAATTCTGGACGGTCTCTCAAACTCGCTCCTCGGCCGACCTAGCAGTTGCTCGGCTTTGCGCTTCTGGCCAGCCAGTACAGCCTCGAGCTTAAAAATCCGACCTTCGGCGAATTGGAGTGTCGAACGAGCTTGGTTGCGTTCGAGCTCCGCCTTCAGAATCCAGGCGAGCCCGACCTCAATCTGAGCTTCAGCCATCTTcgccctcttctcggcctcTTGCTGCCATTGCTTGGCGGCCGTTGCTTGGGCCTCGGCCTCTTGCCTCAGTCGCTCGGTGGCCTCCACTTTCGACCAAGATGACCTCACCCGATCCGATAGTTGATCGCGGCGTTCACCAACATGTCAATCACATAAAGGTGCTGACACAAGAAACAAAACACTAGCCGAAGTCGAGCatcagaaaaatataaaagtaaGAGTATGATATTACTCACCATGACACCCGCAGAGTATGCTTGATCGACGAAGCCTTCGAACCCCAACTGCTCCAGCGGAAGACCTCGCGAGCGACATTGCCAGAGTCAAGGGCCCAATTGTCCTCGAATAATTGATGCCCGAGTAGGAACGGTGTCCTCCCGGGCTCGGAGGGAGCGAGATCAATTCTTGAAGAGCTCGGGGCCCTGGAAGAGGTCAACACCCTAGAAGAGACCGGGACCCCAAGTCTGCTCCCCAACTCAGGACCCAATCTCCGCAATCAGATAACCTTGCGGGCCCTCCGAGCGCCGCCTCCAGCTGCAACAACCGTCTGGTCCACCGTGGCTCCTCCTTCTACTCCTTCAATCGACGGGGGCAGCTCAGCCTCATGAGCATGCTCGCCCCGCGTAATGCTGGAAGAAGGTGCGACCCTCAGCTTCTTTGGCATCGACTCAGGCCGAGCTCCACCCGAGGCGACCACTCTCTTATTATATCGGGCCATCAAGGTCTCGTCATTGAAGACCGTTTCTATAATTTCTGACAGTAGAAACTCAGATGAGGGTCAAGtttgagaaagaaggaaagaaaaagaaagaaaaaggattgCATCGCCCTTTCCCTCGGGATGAGCCGAGCTTAGGCCGACATTCACCAAAACTCCTTTGCTGAGCAGGTCGGGAAGCTTCACAGTTCCTCCCAGCCGGAGCAGTCCGTCTAGAATTTCTTGCTCAGACTATGACAACTTGGGCGCTTTATTCTTCACCACGGCCAGCGGCGAGCCTTAGGTCGGGTCAAACCCCCACAATCGCTCGGAGGTAATAAAAAAGAATTTGTCCTTTcacccatgaatggaggaaggggcacctcggAAGAGTACGTGGCCTCCTCGAAAGAAGAAGTACCACTATCCTTGGTCTGCGTGGCTAGCCTTTAGCACAAAGCAGCCTCAAAAGACGTTTACCGGGTGGAAAAATCGTGAGCCAGGCAAAGTGAAACAAGCCTATGATCATTCTCTAGGAGTTCAGAGTGAGCTGCGTAGAAACAAGACGATAAGTCGCGAGAAGCTCATTTACAAACCCATGAAGGGGGAACCTCACACCAGCTCGAAGCGTCTCCACATACGCTCCAATCTGGCCTCGAGGAGGGTCGGACACTCGAGCCCTAGGCCCcgagagttcaagaatgaactCGCGCGGAAAGAAGAACTGAGCCCGGACCAAGCCCAGCTACTCTTCAATCAGACTCGAACTGACCCTGTTCGGACCATAGTCCACCTCAAGCTCGGCCTCCCCTGCATCCGGAGAAGCCCAAACTCGGGATGGACCCGCACTAGGCTCAGAAGCTCTAGATGGCGAGCCCATTGCAATCAAGGGCTCCGCCTCGCTCACAGAATCAAAGAGAAAAAGACTAACTCTCTGAGCGACCAAAAAGGGAAGAGGACACCTACCTAAGATTTTGCCGGAAAAGATAACCAGAAAAAAAGCAGGGTCGTCGGCAACCGAAGACAAAGGAGAAAGACCCACCACGAAACTCACCGGAAATACCAAGAAGGCTCGAAGAAGAGCTTGAGGACGATGGCGATGGTGgctaggaagaagaagagcgaGGGTGATGGAGGTCGAATAGGGGCCCTAAGGCCCCCCTCAAGGTTTTATTTAGTCTACCTCGACGACTCTGATCAGCCCACCTGGGCGGCCGAATGGCCAGATCTTGCCACATGGCAGGCCTAGAGGCTCCCTCAGCAAATCTTCCTGTATCGCGGTGTTAAAGACCGGTCATCATGATGGTCGCTTCGGGAGACGGGGCATTGATGATTGGCCCCTCGTATACTGTTAAGTAATGCCTCGAAAGGGAGCGTGCACGTAACGCATTAAAGAGCTCCCTCGATCACCTCAGCCTGGAACGACATGCTAGCTTAGAATGACGTGGCAGCTCAAACCACCCAAGCTCGGCCTAAAACCACCAGCTCCAGCAACTTAAGAGGTGCGCCCTACTCAGCCCTCATATCTTCACAAACATCTGGCTGTATCGCAGAACGATCGACGACTTGATTACTTGCTTCGCTCGAGCCAAAGAACGACTCGAACTCGAAAGTCGAGGGGCAAATGATGGGAgataaaatggatcgtcctactctGGCATGGAACCACCCAAACCCCGCCGAGCGAGCTGACTACGTCCAGAGATCGAGCCGACCTCGGCCCTGCCAAGAGCCAGGCTGACCTCGGCCCCACCATGAGGCCCGAGCCAACCTCCATCAGAGAACCGAGCTGACCTCGCCAAGCATATGCCACGGCTATcacctgcagcagcctcacagTGTCGTACTTTGCTTGATGGCCACGCTATGACGTGTCAACTAGGGCCATATCCTGCTAGACCTGCCAGGAGTCATACCCTGCTATACCTACTAAGGGCCATATCTTGCCTGCAAGGGGCCATACCTCCGCTACGGGGGCACTCTGGtaagaaatataaaaaaggCCATGAAAAGGTACTCCAGAGGATTCTCAATACTCTCCCTCCCAAAGGGAATAAGAGACTCTGGCTTCCAAAATAGGACCCTCCAAAAAACTCTGCTAACTTAGCTATCGGAGGGCCTTCGTTGAAATCCTCGACGAAGGATTTGTGCAGGTACCCTGGACAGCAGGGCAGCACCCTTTCTCCGTCCCGGCTGGCGTCTTTGTGGAGGCACCCCGGAGCATTGAAGGTGGCCCTCTTCTCCGTCCGGCCGGTGTCCCCTCGACTCCCCTTTGGCAGGAATTTCAACCACAACAAGAATCTTCGAGTTGTCCTTGCCCCTTTGGCTCTATGAGAAAAAAGATTCCGGAATCTCTCCCTCTCCTAGCGTTTCCAATCCCGGACGGAAGTTTCCACCCTGTCCTTTCCCTTTTGCATTTCTTGGATCCCTCTCACATGCCATCTGTTCGATGCCGaatcctttttctttccataaAGTAAGCATTGTCCAGCTGTCCTTCCCCTTTTGACTCGCCAAAACTGTTAATTTAAGAAGGATTCCTGAATCACTCTCGTAGCGTTTCAAATCCGGGACGGAATCTTCCACCTCTCCAAGAGTATGCTTTCttatcctttctttcttccacTCGACTGTTTGTTGCCTTCGTCTTTGTATCTGTTTAGACTGCGGGAACCCTTGGTATTTACTtcgtattttttgtttttttttctggttttttttttttggtctcgTTGGATTTTCTCTGTGAGCATGTTTTTTGTTCTGAGAAACCTCTGTTTTGCAACAAAAGATCGTATTGTTGTTTGTTTTAGGTGGGTCTCCTCTGGTTTCCCTGGTGTTCTTTGTATGAGTTCTTGAATCTTGTGAAGAAGAGAGACTGTGTTTGATCTGCGTTCTTGAGTGGCGGCCACGGCATAGAGGTACGGTTTTTACTCCTTTGGTGTCGGAGAGATTGATGAGGTTTCTGTCTCCTTTGTTCTTCCCTCTCGTCTCTTCATTTAGGTGTTTGAATCTTTATGTTTGATAAAGTTCTTGTAATACGAGCAGACTCTCTGTCTCAAGAATCCTCTGCTATGAAAAATTCTggatttttttatttggttgCCGGTGATGTTCTTTTGGTCGGTCCTCAAGATTCCTTCAGTTGTTTTATCCTCTGTTCCCTCTCATCGGTTCCTCaagttcttgattttttttatcctcTGCTATTTTTCTTATTTGTCGTGGGGTCCCTTCAACCTGTCAATGAAATTCTTGTAGTGTTGCTTCAGCCATTCTTTAATGTATAAATTATTATACTCCTTTTGTATCTTTGTTTTTAAAATTTAGGTTTTCTCTGCAAACATCCCCTGATTTTAGTGCAAGATAGAATAAGGCGCGACCTGGTTTGTTGAGTGGGCTCGAACCTTCACATATTGCTATGCATGCTTTATtagcaatatatatattttttagggGCATCGTCCATTACTTGTTCTCAACTTATTTTACGGTAAAGGGGCCTTTTTCCAGCTGGTGTCTGTTTTAATTGGTAAAacttttgttttatttgtagtttATGAATCCTCTTATCAGTGTGGCACCTTAGTCTTTTGACTTTGCTTTTAAGTTTTTCCTCCGAGAATTTTGGCTACAAGGAGCCTTTCAATTGCAagacaaaattaatttttttttttatctctgaATGTATAATTCCTTTGGCGTATACTTCCCGTTTTTCTGCATGAGAATCTCTCTGATAATCAAAACTCTTATTGGTGTACTACACacgaaattttgtttcattttatTGTGTATGTGGATATTACAATGATTGAAGTGCATGAGGAAATTAAATATGGAGAAGCTTTCTGAGTGAAGTTGGACTAGGGTTACGAATAATGACTAATGTGACGAATAAGGActtaattattcttttttttagttCAGAGATATTTTTGgtgatatattttttcttttggacATTGATATTGATCTGCTCTCATATTCTTTACTTTGATATGGATACATGCATCCTTTTTACGAGGTTACCCTAATCAgtatttctaaattatttaatttgatattatagaagGCAGGATGTAATTTCAGATGCTGATATGCCTGTCGATTTAGTGATCACTGATATAGCTACTAGTGTTATATTTtcctcagagagagagagagagagagagagagagagagagagagagagagagagagcaaatgGCTGGGTAGAAGAAAGGCATATAGATATGAAATAGAATTCTGGCCATATTTTATGCAAGAATTCTTCATATAAATCGAAAGCATAAAATTTATATATGCAAGAATTCCTACCTGTTAATCTGATATTTGTAGTTTTTACAGTTttgtcaacttttttttttttagaatttaaatTATCAACTTTATGAGCATGCTCATTAGTTAAGTATATGAAATATGCATCATTTTATCACCAGCAGCATGTGGGTTTTGAATAGCATTATTTGTTGCAAGTTCCTTGAACCGGAGACAGTAATCTAGCCCTTGTTTCTTCTCAATCTGCCACATTATGCTATCAGAAAAGTTATGCCATGCTGTTTTAATTTTgtgctctttttcttcttttggtgcTTTTAAAGGAGTGGTTGAAGGGAATCGATCATGAGTTACCAGACTGAAACCAGTGAAGCCAGTAGAAATGAGGTGCTTTATCTAACCCTCAAGTTTCTGCTAAGTTGTTCCAGGCGACTTCTACTCAAAAAGAAGTGGAAGCAATGTGCAATTCAGTGATTGTTCTGCAGAAACCACTAATTACTTTCCACAAATGAACAGGGCAAGTACATAGCAATGATCATCTGCTGGCTTCTGGGAAACGGATCCCTTTTCGCATGGAATAGCATGTTAACAATTGAAGATTACTATATTTACCTCTTCCCCGTAAGCACCTATTTCCCATTTTCACCATCACCTTGTGTCATTCTGTCACTAGTGTCTTTTTGTGTCATTCTAGCCATATAATAATTCTCATTTATATGCACCGTGTTCTGTTTTCTGTCCTGTTTGTGGTATACCCATATTCCTGAAAACTACCTTGCTGGGAGATACCTGCCCATTTGTTGATGTTTATTGTTTTGATCAATTTCAAGGTATGTTGATTTTATGTTCCCTTGAATCAGTTCTGATTGGGCATCCTTGTCATGTATAATAtcattttatgttatactaaatTTGTTTTTACTTTGTATAATGTGTTCCATTACGAGTTGTCAGAAGAAGGAATAACAAGCCAGGAACTGATGTTCAGAATCAAATCCTAGGATTTAAGCTATGAAATTTGAATAAAATCAAATTGGCTATGATGTATGTAGATAACTTTCCAGCTTTACTTATTTTAGCATATCAGAAACCAAAAGTTTAGTGTTTTTGATGTATATTGTTGGGGATGACATATGGATTACGAGCTTTATTTAGTTTGGAGACAGGAAGGAATGCCATTTATTGGCAAATTAAATATTGTTGTTTTTCATGGCTAGAAATACATGAGGTATATGTCCAGATAATTTATGCTAGCATGCAAAGTTCGAGTGAATCTATTCTATCCAACAGACAGTGTAAGGTGTTAGTTGATGTGGAACAATTCTTCATTGTATCACTCTAGCGGTCATATGTGATTTAGGTTATTGTGACGATTTTTAGGGACTACATGCTTGTGCTTAACTTGTCCATTTCTACCACTAATCTGTTGAACAAAGCTACACGTCTAGCACATTTACTATATGTTTCTGATAATGCATACAGCTGAGTATTAATCCCATGAAGGCTGGGTCAGCTTTGGGGAATCTATGCAGAAACGGTCCGAATAGATTCTAATATTTGTTGCTAAACTGACTTCAACATTCAATAACTAGTGCCATTAAACCTGACTTTGTCCAACTTCGTGACGAGGTGAGCTACCCAAAGTGAAGTTTTACCTCAAGCCATCATCTAATTTGTGTAATGAAGCTGAAATTATCTCATTCAGGAAtagtatatatatttgtaattAGACTTTGTTGTTGCGTTATTATGCTCAAATATGTGTTTTTCAATGCTCTAGGAGAATGTACTGTATGAAGTACTGATGCAAAGTTTCTGATCAATGAGCGATAGATGAATTCTTGAATAAATTACCTGTAGATTTCTCCTATTGCAGAGGTACCACCCCACAAGAGTGCTTACACTTGTTTATCAACCTTTTGCCCTTGGGACAGTTGCAATACTAGCATATAATGAAGCAAAGCTCAACACCAGAAAACGCAACCTAATTGGATATACTCTGTTCTTCTTAAGTTCTCTGCTCCTAATTGTGGTACGTAtctattatttttgaaataagtaaaTGTGATCTTTCCTCAAATTTTAAGTGGTTACCATCAAGGTTTTCTCAAATCCAGTTGATGACATAGCATGTTTCAATCGTAGTTGGATGTGGCAACATCTGGAAAAGGTGGGATTGGAGTCTTTATTGGTGTATGTTCTATCAGTGCAGCATTTGGAGTTGCTGATGCTCATGTTCAGGGGGGAATGGTTGGTGATCTGTTCTTGATGTGCTCAGAATTCAATCAGGTAATCCTTCTACAAATTACCTTTCTCAAATTTAATTTTCATATGGAGCAGCATTCTCACATTCATGAGCCTTTTCTCCTTGTAAAACTGCAGTCCTTCTTGGCTGGCTTGGCCGCATCTGGGGCACTAACCTCTGCTTTGAGATTAATAACAAAGGCTGCTTTTGAGAACAGCCAAGATGGTCTTCGCAAGGGAGCAAGTGCGTATAGACTTTTAGCAGATCTGTGGTACTGATAAGTAGAGAATATATCATCCATTTCATTTTATACTTTAATATTTAGACCATTTGGTTCTGCAAATTGAAACTTGAATTTTTTCAGTAAGTTTAAATTACATGAGGCATTCAGATAATTTTAACAGCACATACTCTAGTGACCCAAAAGTTATTTTCTCAATCAATTCCCGGATTATTATTTGGCTTCTCAGACTATATTAAATTAAATCCTCACCTCCTATTGGAGTAACAACTGTAACTGTCTAAGAATTCAAAGTTACTCAGACTAATTGCAGTTCACATACTATTGAAAGTAGTTTCTTAAGTTTCATAAGTAGAACACCAATTGATTCATGACGTCCTTCAGGTAATGAACCCTGCAATACACACAAATCTCTCAATGAGATAATCATGCTCCCTTATCGTGAATTGAGCATCGATTATATCAGCTAATTATCATATCAATTCCTGTCTCACCTGGTATCTTTTGACAGGACAAGGTTGATATGTGTCTTCAGGAATGTTATAAATAATTGTTATCTAACTTCCCCTTGCAGTGATGTTCTTCGCGATCTCAGGATTTTTCGAGCTACTCTCTGTGCTACTGTATGCATTCATCTTCCCCAAGGTGCCGATTGTGAAGTACTACCGTTTAAAAGCAGCTGCAGAAGGATC
Coding sequences:
- the LOC103724017 gene encoding equilibrative nucleotide transporter 3-like isoform X1 encodes the protein MSYQTETSEASRNEGKYIAMIICWLLGNGSLFAWNSMLTIEDYYIYLFPRYHPTRVLTLVYQPFALGTVAILAYNEAKLNTRKRNLIGYTLFFLSSLLLIVLDVATSGKGGIGVFIGVCSISAAFGVADAHVQGGMVGDLFLMCSEFNQSFLAGLAASGALTSALRLITKAAFENSQDGLRKGAMMFFAISGFFELLSVLLYAFIFPKVPIVKYYRLKAAAEGSMTVSADLAAAGIQKQRHQGAEEDPKLSERLTNKQLLLQNIDYAIDVYLIYVLTLSIFPGFLSEDTGSHSLGSWYALVLIAMYNVWDLIGRYLPLLKWLKLTSRKGLMVAILSRFLFIPAFYFTAKYGDQGWMIMLTSFLGLSNGYLTVCVLTAAPKGYKSTAKWQAFAHKQGSKHGKIPKESRPSQVSCIQHKSKHGKAPRRMEKTWTAKMQ
- the LOC103724017 gene encoding equilibrative nucleotide transporter 3-like isoform X3, yielding MSYQTETSEASRNEGKYIAMIICWLLGNGSLFAWNSMLTIEDYYIYLFPRYHPTRVLTLVYQPFALGTVAILAYNEAKLNTRKRNLIGYTLFFLSSLLLIVLDVATSGKGGIGVFIGVCSISAAFGVADAHVQGGMVGDLFLMCSEFNQSFLAGLAASGALTSALRLITKAAFENSQDGLRKGAMMFFAISGFFELLSVLLYAFIFPKVPIVKYYRLKAAAEGSMTVSADLAAAGIQKQRHQGAEEDPKLSERLTNKQLLLQNIDYAIDVYLIYVLTLSIFPGFLSEDTGSHSLGSWYALVLIAMYNVWDLIGRYLPLLKWLKLTSRKGLMVAILSRFLFIPAFYFTAKYGDQGWMIMLTSFLGLSNGYLTVCVLTAAPKGYKILEITP
- the LOC103724017 gene encoding equilibrative nucleotide transporter 3-like isoform X2, yielding MSYQTETSEASRNEGKYIAMIICWLLGNGSLFAWNSMLTIEDYYIYLFPRYHPTRVLTLVYQPFALGTVAILAYNEAKLNTRKRNLIGYTLFFLSSLLLIVLDVATSGKGGIGVFIGVCSISAAFGVADAHVQGGMVGDLFLMCSEFNQSFLAGLAASGALTSALRLITKAAFENSQDGLRKGAMMFFAISGFFELLSVLLYAFIFPKVPIVKYYRLKAAAEGSMTVSADLAAAGIQKQRHQGAEEDPKLSERLTNKQLLLQNIDYAIDVYLIYVLTLSIFPGFLSEDTGSHSLGSWYALVLIAMYNVWDLIGRYLPLLKWLKLTSRKGLMVAILSRFLFIPAFYFTAKYGDQGWMIMLTSFLGLSNGYLTVCVLTAAPKGYKGPEQNALGNLLVLFLLGGIFSGVALDWLWLIGKGW
- the LOC103724017 gene encoding equilibrative nucleotide transporter 3-like isoform X4 — translated: MSYQTETSEASRNEGKYIAMIICWLLGNGSLFAWNSMLTIEDYYIYLFPRYHPTRVLTLVYQPFALGTVAILAYNEAKLNTRKRNLIGYTLFFLSSLLLIVLDVATSGKGGIGVFIGVCSISAAFGVADAHVQGGMVGDLFLMCSEFNQSFLAGLAASGALTSALRLITKAAFENSQDGLRKGAMMFFAISGFFELLSVLLYAFIFPKVPIVKYYRLKAAAEGSMTVSADLAAAGIQKQRHQGAEEDPKLSERLTNKQLLLQNIDYAIDVYLIYVLTLSIFPGFLSEDTGSHSLGSWYALVLIAMYNVWDLIGRYLPLLKWLKLTSRKGLMVAILSRFLFIPAFYFTAKYGDQGWMIMLTSFLGLSNGYLTVCVLTAAPKGYKAH